One window from the genome of Fulvivirga lutea encodes:
- the rplX gene encoding 50S ribosomal protein L24, whose protein sequence is MKKLHIKKGDTVKVISGNSKGKTGVVLEVVTDKNRAVVEGVNVVTKHVKPSATKPEGGIEKTEAAVHVSNLMLVDPATGEATRTGRKLDDKGKLQRYSKKTGEII, encoded by the coding sequence ATGAAAAAATTACACATAAAAAAAGGTGACACTGTAAAGGTAATCTCTGGTAACTCAAAAGGTAAAACAGGGGTTGTTCTAGAAGTTGTTACTGATAAAAACAGAGCGGTAGTAGAAGGAGTAAACGTTGTAACTAAACACGTTAAACCATCAGCTACTAAGCCTGAAGGTGGAATTGAAAAAACAGAAGCTGCGGTTCACGTAAGCAATTTAATGCTTGTTGATCCAGCTACTGGAGAGGCTACCAGAACTGGTAGAAAACTTGACGATAAAGGCAAGTTGCAGAGATATTCTAAGAAAACTGGAGAAATTATTTAA
- the rplE gene encoding 50S ribosomal protein L5, translating to MASPRLKEKYQKEIVPALKEKFQYTSIMQVPKVTKICLNKGIGAAVADKKLVDVGVEELTAITGQKAIPTMSKKSISNFKLREEMPIGAKVTLRGDKMYEFLDRLLSIALPRVRDFKGVSDKGFDGRGNYTLGVKEQIIFPEISIEKVNKINGMDITFVTTADSDEESYELLKAFGMPFASKN from the coding sequence ATGGCTAGTCCGAGATTAAAAGAGAAATATCAGAAAGAAATTGTTCCTGCTTTAAAGGAAAAGTTTCAATACACTTCTATCATGCAGGTGCCTAAGGTAACTAAGATTTGCCTTAACAAAGGTATTGGTGCTGCTGTAGCTGATAAGAAATTAGTAGATGTAGGTGTTGAAGAGCTAACTGCTATCACAGGTCAGAAAGCTATACCTACAATGTCAAAGAAGTCAATCTCTAACTTTAAGTTAAGAGAAGAAATGCCAATTGGTGCTAAAGTAACTTTAAGAGGTGATAAGATGTATGAATTCTTAGATAGACTTCTTTCTATTGCTTTACCAAGGGTAAGAGATTTCAAAGGCGTAAGTGATAAAGGTTTTGACGGAAGAGGTAACTATACATTAGGTGTAAAGGAACAAATCATTTTCCCTGAAATCAGTATCGAAAAAGTAAATAAGATCAACGGTATGGATATCACTTTTGTGACTACTGCTGATTCTGATGAAGAAAGTTACGAACTGTTGAAGGCATTCGGTATGCCATTCGCAAGTAAAAACTAA